The Mycolicibacterium hassiacum DSM 44199 genome includes a window with the following:
- a CDS encoding MCE family protein — MSTTNRPDESNPLRTGIFGIFLVACLVLVSFGYTGLPFWPQGKPYEAYFSDAGGISPGNEVNISGITVGKVTGVELAGALAKVTFTVKRGIKVGDQSLVAIKTDTVLGEKSLAVTPKGNGDVRVIGEDRTTTPYTLNTALQDLGRSTADLDKAQFEQALQTLTSALQDATPQLRSAIDGVANLSRALNRRDEALQQLLLHAKNVSDTLAQRAEQVNKLILDGNLLFAALDERRQALSTLIAGIDDVSQQISGFVADNRREFKPAMEKLNLVMDNLLERRAHIDEALQRLPPYATALGEVVGSGPGFQINLYGLPPAPIAEVLLDFYFQPGKLPDSLADMLRGYISERLIIRPKSP; from the coding sequence TTGTCGACGACGAATAGGCCGGACGAGTCGAACCCGCTGCGCACCGGCATCTTCGGGATCTTCCTGGTCGCCTGCCTGGTGCTGGTGTCGTTCGGCTACACCGGGCTGCCGTTCTGGCCTCAGGGCAAGCCCTACGAGGCCTACTTCAGCGACGCCGGGGGCATCTCACCCGGCAACGAGGTCAACATCTCCGGGATCACGGTGGGCAAGGTGACCGGCGTCGAACTGGCCGGCGCCCTCGCCAAGGTCACCTTCACCGTCAAGCGCGGCATCAAGGTCGGTGACCAGTCGCTGGTCGCGATCAAGACCGACACCGTGCTGGGCGAGAAGTCGCTGGCGGTCACCCCGAAGGGCAACGGCGACGTGCGGGTGATCGGCGAGGACCGCACCACCACGCCCTACACCCTCAACACCGCGCTGCAGGATCTCGGCCGCAGCACCGCCGACCTGGACAAGGCGCAGTTCGAGCAGGCGTTGCAGACGCTGACCAGCGCACTGCAGGACGCGACACCGCAGCTGCGCAGTGCGATCGACGGCGTGGCCAACCTGTCCCGCGCGCTCAACCGGCGCGACGAGGCGTTGCAGCAGTTGCTGCTGCACGCCAAGAACGTGTCCGACACGCTGGCCCAGCGTGCCGAACAGGTGAACAAGCTCATCCTCGACGGCAACCTGCTGTTCGCCGCGCTCGACGAACGGCGTCAGGCGCTGAGTACCCTGATCGCCGGGATAGACGATGTGTCCCAACAGATCTCGGGGTTCGTTGCAGACAACCGGCGGGAGTTCAAGCCCGCGATGGAGAAGCTCAACCTGGTGATGGACAACCTACTGGAGCGCCGCGCGCACATCGACGAGGCGCTGCAGCGGCTGCCACCGTACGCCACCGCGCTCGGCGAGGTGGTCGGCTCGGGTCCGGGCTTCCAGATCAACCTGTACGGTCTGCCGCCCGCGCCGATCGCCGAGGTGCTGCTGGACTTCTACTTCCAGCCGGGCAAGCTGCCCGACAGCCTCGCCGACATGCTGCGCGGCTACATCTCCGAGCGTCTGAT
- a CDS encoding MlaE family ABC transporter permease, giving the protein MSYDVTVRLRRVFRGVPKFVDSFGEQALFYGRTIRYIPSAVTRYRREMIRLIAEMTLGTGALVMIGGTVGVATFLTLASGGVIAVQGYSSLGNIGIEALTGFLSAFLNVRIVAPVIAGIALAATIGAGTTAQLGAMRVSEEIDAVESMAVHSVSYLVSTRLMAGLIAIIPLYSLSVLAAFFAARFTTVFVNDQSAGLYDHYFNTFLVPTDLLWSFLQAIVMAIAVMLVHTYYGYNASGGPVGVGIAVGQAVRTSLIVVVTITLFISLAVYGASGNFNLSG; this is encoded by the coding sequence GTGAGTTACGACGTCACGGTCCGGTTGCGCCGCGTTTTCCGCGGCGTGCCGAAGTTCGTCGACAGCTTCGGTGAGCAGGCGCTGTTCTACGGCCGGACGATCCGCTACATCCCCAGCGCCGTCACCCGCTACCGCCGGGAGATGATCCGTCTGATAGCCGAGATGACCCTGGGCACCGGGGCGCTGGTGATGATCGGCGGCACCGTCGGCGTCGCCACCTTCCTGACCCTGGCCTCCGGCGGCGTCATCGCGGTGCAGGGCTACTCGTCGCTGGGCAACATCGGCATCGAGGCGCTCACCGGCTTCCTGTCGGCGTTCCTCAACGTGCGCATCGTCGCCCCGGTCATCGCCGGCATCGCGCTGGCCGCGACCATCGGGGCGGGCACCACCGCGCAGTTGGGCGCCATGCGGGTCTCCGAGGAGATCGACGCGGTCGAGTCGATGGCGGTGCACTCGGTGTCGTACCTGGTGTCCACCCGGCTGATGGCCGGGCTGATCGCGATCATTCCGCTGTACTCGCTGTCGGTGCTGGCGGCGTTCTTCGCGGCGCGGTTCACCACGGTGTTCGTCAACGATCAGTCCGCCGGCCTCTATGACCACTACTTCAACACCTTCCTGGTGCCGACGGATCTGCTGTGGTCGTTCCTGCAGGCGATCGTCATGGCGATCGCGGTCATGCTGGTGCACACCTACTACGGCTACAACGCCTCCGGCGGCCCGGTCGGTGTCGGTATCGCGGTGGGCCAGGCGGTGCGCACCTCGCTCATCGTGGTGGTGACCATTACCCTGTTCATCTCACTCGCCGTCTACGGCGCGTCCGGCAACTTCAACCTTTCCGGGTAG
- a CDS encoding MlaE family ABC transporter permease: MIEQLAAPARAVGGFVEMSLDTFAKMFRRPFQFREFLEQTWTIARVSLVPTLLVAIPFTVLVAFTLNILLREIGAADLSGAGTAFGTITQLGPVCTVLVVAGAGATAICADLGARTIREEIDAMRVLGIDPIQRLVVPRVLASTFVALLLNGLVCIIGLSGGYVFSVFLQGVNPGAFINGLTVLTGLGELVLAEIKALLFGVVAGLVGCYRGLTVKGGPKGVGNAVNETVVYAFICLFVINVIMTAIGVRVLVR; encoded by the coding sequence TTGATCGAACAGCTTGCGGCACCGGCGAGGGCTGTGGGCGGGTTCGTCGAGATGTCCTTGGACACGTTCGCCAAGATGTTTCGGCGGCCGTTCCAGTTCCGGGAGTTCCTCGAGCAGACCTGGACGATCGCCCGGGTCTCGCTGGTGCCCACCCTGTTGGTGGCGATCCCGTTCACCGTGCTGGTGGCGTTCACGCTCAACATCCTGCTGCGCGAGATCGGCGCCGCCGACCTGTCCGGGGCGGGCACCGCGTTCGGCACCATCACCCAGCTCGGCCCGGTCTGTACCGTGCTGGTGGTGGCCGGCGCGGGCGCCACGGCGATCTGCGCGGACCTCGGGGCGCGCACCATCCGGGAGGAGATCGACGCGATGCGGGTGCTGGGCATCGATCCGATCCAGCGCCTGGTCGTGCCGCGCGTGCTGGCCTCGACCTTCGTCGCGTTGCTGCTCAACGGTCTGGTCTGCATCATCGGCCTGTCCGGCGGCTATGTGTTCTCCGTCTTCCTGCAGGGCGTCAACCCGGGAGCGTTCATCAACGGGCTGACCGTGCTCACCGGGCTGGGCGAGTTGGTGCTCGCCGAGATCAAGGCCCTGCTGTTCGGAGTGGTGGCGGGACTGGTCGGTTGCTACCGCGGGCTGACGGTCAAGGGCGGTCCGAAGGGGGTGGGCAACGCGGTGAACGAAACCGTGGTCTACGCCTTCATCTGCCTGTTCGTGATCAACGTGATCATGACCGCGATCGGCGTCCGGGTATTGGTGCGGTGA
- a CDS encoding MCE family protein, producing MARGETKRSHVRIAAAILAAVLVGATVFTYLAYTAAFTPVETVTVMAPRAGLVMERDAKVKYRGVQVGKVEDIQYAGDQAKLTLAINRAELRYIPANATVRIASSTVFGAKSVEFLRPERPEGSLRPGAMVAARDVQLEVNTLFQTLIELLNKIDPINLNATLTALAEGLRGNGDNLGATLAGLNQYLQQLNPKLPTLQEDLRRTAAVANVYGDAGPDIARIISNAPTISNTIVDQQDNLNATLLAATGLADNGTATLEPGADDYIAAVQRLRAPLKVAADYSPEFGCVFEGTALAVDRFAPIIGGIRPGLFVSSNFLPGSPGYTYPESLPIVNASGGPNCRGLPNVPSKQFGGSWYRSPFLVTDNAYVPYQPNTELQFDAPSTLQWLFNGAFAERDDF from the coding sequence ATGGCCCGGGGTGAGACCAAACGCAGTCATGTGCGGATCGCCGCCGCGATCCTGGCGGCTGTGCTGGTGGGGGCCACCGTGTTCACCTATCTGGCCTACACCGCGGCGTTCACCCCGGTCGAGACCGTCACCGTGATGGCGCCGCGCGCGGGCCTGGTGATGGAACGCGACGCCAAGGTGAAGTACCGCGGCGTGCAGGTGGGCAAGGTCGAAGACATCCAGTACGCCGGGGATCAGGCCAAACTCACGCTGGCGATCAACCGCGCCGAGCTGCGCTACATTCCCGCCAACGCCACGGTGCGGATCGCGAGCTCCACGGTGTTCGGCGCCAAATCGGTCGAGTTCCTGCGTCCCGAACGCCCCGAGGGCTCGTTGCGGCCCGGCGCCATGGTCGCCGCGCGCGACGTGCAGCTCGAGGTCAACACGTTGTTCCAGACCCTGATCGAGCTGCTGAACAAGATCGACCCGATCAACCTCAACGCCACGCTGACCGCGCTGGCCGAGGGGCTGCGCGGCAACGGTGACAACCTGGGCGCCACCCTGGCCGGGCTGAATCAGTATCTGCAACAACTGAATCCGAAGCTGCCGACGCTGCAGGAGGATCTGCGCCGCACCGCTGCGGTGGCCAACGTCTACGGCGACGCCGGGCCCGACATCGCCCGGATCATCAGCAACGCCCCGACGATCAGCAACACGATCGTCGATCAGCAGGACAACCTCAACGCCACGCTGCTGGCCGCCACCGGGCTGGCCGACAACGGCACCGCCACCCTCGAACCGGGTGCGGACGACTACATCGCCGCGGTCCAGCGGCTGCGGGCACCGCTGAAGGTGGCCGCGGACTATTCGCCGGAATTCGGCTGCGTGTTCGAGGGCACCGCGCTGGCGGTCGACCGGTTCGCCCCGATCATCGGCGGCATCCGGCCGGGCCTGTTCGTGTCGTCGAACTTCCTGCCGGGGTCGCCGGGCTACACCTATCCGGAGAGCCTGCCGATCGTCAACGCCTCCGGCGGCCCGAACTGCCGGGGCCTGCCCAACGTTCCGAGCAAGCAGTTCGGCGGGTCCTGGTACCGTTCACCATTCCTGGTCACCGACAACGCCTACGTGCCCTATCAGCCGAACACCGAGCTGCAGTTCGACGCGCCGTCGACGCTGCAGTGGTTGTTCAACGGGGCGTTCGCCGAGAGGGACGACTTCTGA
- a CDS encoding MCE family protein encodes MRRDWTLLKVSIFTVVMVLVAALLVVVFGEFRFASENTYHAIFSDASRLKPGQDVRIAGVPVGTVNKVSLNEDNDTVTVTFDIDKRYQIYETTQAVVRYENLVGDRYLEITAQPGELRKLPPGSTIPLKNTRPALDLDALLGGLRPVLKGLDGEKINEISSAVIELLQGEGGALSNLLASTSAFTQNLAARDQLIGDVITHLNEVLATVDEKGAEFSSAVDQLQQLITGLAEGRDPIAGAIVPLANAERDLTDMLIKSRRPIQGVLENVRPFAQRLDERKADVNKVIEPLAENYLRLNALGAYGSFFNIFYCSTRLKINGPAGSDILIPLGGPPDPSKGRCAPVVDDE; translated from the coding sequence ATGCGCCGCGACTGGACGCTGCTGAAGGTCTCCATCTTCACCGTGGTGATGGTGCTGGTCGCCGCACTGCTGGTGGTGGTGTTCGGGGAGTTCCGGTTCGCCTCCGAGAACACCTATCACGCGATCTTCTCCGACGCCTCGCGGCTCAAGCCGGGCCAGGACGTGCGGATCGCGGGAGTGCCGGTGGGCACGGTCAACAAGGTCAGCCTCAACGAGGACAACGACACCGTCACCGTCACCTTCGACATCGACAAGCGTTACCAGATCTACGAGACGACCCAGGCCGTCGTCCGCTACGAGAACCTGGTCGGCGACCGCTATCTGGAGATCACCGCGCAGCCGGGCGAACTCCGTAAACTCCCGCCCGGCAGCACGATTCCGCTGAAGAACACCCGGCCGGCGCTGGACCTCGACGCACTGCTGGGTGGGCTGCGCCCGGTGCTCAAGGGCCTCGACGGCGAGAAGATCAACGAGATCAGCAGCGCGGTCATCGAGCTGCTGCAGGGCGAGGGCGGGGCGCTGTCCAACCTGCTGGCCAGCACCAGCGCGTTCACCCAGAACCTGGCCGCCCGCGACCAGCTGATCGGCGACGTCATCACCCACCTCAACGAGGTGCTCGCGACGGTCGACGAGAAGGGTGCGGAGTTCAGCTCCGCGGTCGACCAGCTGCAGCAGCTGATCACCGGGCTGGCCGAGGGCCGCGACCCGATCGCCGGCGCCATTGTGCCGCTGGCCAACGCCGAGCGGGACCTGACCGACATGCTGATCAAGTCGCGCCGGCCGATCCAGGGGGTGCTGGAGAACGTGCGGCCGTTCGCGCAGCGCCTCGACGAACGCAAAGCCGACGTCAACAAGGTGATCGAGCCACTGGCCGAGAACTACCTGCGGCTCAACGCATTGGGCGCCTACGGGTCGTTCTTCAACATCTTCTACTGCTCGACGCGGTTGAAGATCAACGGGCCCGCCGGCAGCGACATCCTGATCCCGTTGGGTGGGCCGCCCGATCCGTCGAAGGGGAGGTGTGCGCCAGTTGTCGACGACGAATAG